A window of the Bacteriovorax sp. PP10 genome harbors these coding sequences:
- a CDS encoding NUDIX domain-containing protein, whose translation MEHSDTALYIRPISLALIQNEKGQYLYHQGRDKVKNETFYRPLGGGIDFGELAEATLKREMLEELNEEVIVHRQLATYENIFKYEQRFGHEIVIVFLAEFVNRNVYDKKELEIHEHNGLVSVAVWRSLEEIKQEKAHLYPIGLESLIKTL comes from the coding sequence ATGGAACACAGTGACACTGCCCTCTACATTCGTCCAATCTCACTCGCTTTAATTCAAAACGAAAAGGGACAATATCTTTACCACCAAGGCAGAGATAAAGTTAAAAACGAAACCTTCTATCGCCCACTAGGTGGCGGTATTGATTTTGGTGAACTAGCTGAAGCGACACTTAAGCGTGAGATGCTTGAAGAACTCAATGAAGAAGTTATTGTTCACAGACAACTCGCAACCTATGAAAACATTTTTAAATACGAACAACGCTTCGGTCACGAAATCGTGATTGTTTTCCTTGCTGAGTTTGTGAATAGAAACGTCTACGATAAAAAAGAATTAGAAATCCACGAGCACAATGGATTAGTTTCTGTTGCTGTCTGGAGATCCCTGGAAGAAATCAAACAAGAAAAAGCTCACTTATATCCAATTGGCCTTGAATCACTTATCAAAACACTATGA
- a CDS encoding endonuclease I family protein — protein MKTTICFLLLVLVSTANAAGESNYYPESFIQQLANSALKDDALKDELNNVLVSNHQKSAKGGRDTLGCATAGEGACYGHIVLGYDGARKVLFGKIHLQQDNGKYFIKDVYCNKVFQGNGDIGPGAIPNHAQINCEHTWPQSKFSRQYSKDMQKSDLNHLFPTDSKANSVRGNYDFADVSHENGALATDCTASKSGSAADGGNSDDLFEPPTEHKGNVARAIFYFSVRYNMRVPAHEEQVLRRWNDLDPVDDAERDRNEQVYAAQKNRNPFIDFPQLANYINKF, from the coding sequence TTGAAGACAACGATTTGCTTTCTTCTCCTGGTACTTGTATCGACTGCTAATGCAGCTGGAGAATCTAACTACTACCCAGAAAGTTTCATTCAACAACTTGCTAACTCTGCTCTTAAAGACGACGCTCTAAAAGACGAACTTAACAATGTTCTTGTAAGCAACCACCAAAAAAGCGCTAAAGGCGGAAGAGACACTCTAGGCTGCGCAACAGCTGGTGAAGGTGCTTGTTACGGCCATATCGTTCTTGGATACGATGGAGCTAGAAAAGTTCTTTTCGGAAAAATTCACCTTCAACAAGATAACGGAAAATACTTCATTAAAGACGTTTACTGTAACAAAGTATTCCAAGGTAATGGAGACATTGGTCCAGGAGCAATTCCTAACCACGCTCAAATCAACTGCGAGCACACATGGCCTCAATCAAAATTCTCTCGTCAATATTCTAAAGACATGCAGAAGTCTGACCTGAACCATTTATTCCCAACTGATTCAAAAGCAAACTCTGTAAGAGGAAACTACGACTTCGCAGACGTTTCTCACGAGAACGGAGCACTAGCTACTGACTGTACAGCTTCAAAATCTGGTTCTGCTGCTGACGGTGGAAACAGTGACGATCTTTTCGAACCACCTACAGAACACAAAGGAAACGTTGCTAGAGCAATTTTCTACTTCTCAGTTAGATACAATATGAGAGTTCCAGCTCACGAAGAACAAGTTCTTAGAAGATGGAATGACTTAGATCCAGTAGATGACGCTGAAAGGGATAGAAATGAGCAAGTTTACGCTGCTCAAAAGAACAGAAACCCGTTTATCGACTTTCCTCAACTTGCTAACTACATCAACAAGTTCTAA
- a CDS encoding endonuclease I family protein: MKNFAMLILLLSFFSSSAFALAPNQSDDVALKLELFKKTSAGHHAVGYDNAKKYLFQQLYLEKSENGYFVTDLYCGTKFTNVGPDKLPDQNQLNTEHTWPQSKFSGQANKGTQKSDLHHLFPTDSRANSTRGNYDFAEVTKNANLSNCALSKSGPSVTSGGKNFFEPPTSHKGNVARALFYFSVRYKIEIPDEEEDFLRRWNHLDPVDELEMARNNAIEKIQGNRNPFIDQPDLADAISNF, translated from the coding sequence ATGAAGAATTTTGCAATGCTGATTTTGCTTCTTAGTTTTTTCTCTTCTAGTGCATTTGCACTAGCACCGAATCAATCTGACGACGTAGCACTTAAGCTAGAACTTTTTAAGAAGACATCTGCAGGTCACCACGCTGTAGGTTACGACAATGCAAAAAAATATTTATTTCAACAATTATACTTAGAAAAAAGTGAAAACGGTTACTTCGTTACAGATCTATACTGTGGAACTAAATTCACAAACGTTGGACCTGATAAACTACCAGACCAAAATCAATTAAACACAGAGCACACTTGGCCTCAAAGTAAGTTCTCTGGACAAGCGAATAAAGGAACTCAGAAATCTGACCTTCACCACTTATTCCCAACTGACTCTAGAGCAAACTCGACGAGAGGAAACTACGACTTCGCTGAAGTGACAAAAAATGCTAACCTAAGCAACTGCGCACTAAGTAAGTCTGGCCCATCGGTTACATCTGGTGGAAAGAATTTTTTCGAACCACCTACTTCTCATAAGGGTAACGTTGCCCGCGCTCTATTCTACTTCTCAGTTCGTTACAAAATCGAAATCCCTGATGAAGAAGAAGACTTCCTAAGAAGATGGAATCACTTAGATCCAGTTGATGAACTTGAAATGGCACGTAACAATGCAATTGAAAAAATCCAAGGTAATCGTAACCCGTTTATCGATCAACCAGATCTTGCAGACGCGATTAGCAATTTCTAA